A window of Spirochaetota bacterium contains these coding sequences:
- a CDS encoding ATP-binding protein — protein sequence MPRTNVAPFNKYIHTDAALIAPVVREAIEYLRSLKEQGAALRVDEYYYALSLDEALTNAVQHGNMNDAGKKVHLTIVLRRSSLDIVVTDEGDGYDPEAVPDPRRPECFFKRNGRGIHILKNVACVEWNRKGNAVTIRF from the coding sequence ATGCCCCGTACGAACGTAGCGCCCTTTAATAAATACATTCACACGGATGCCGCCCTGATCGCGCCTGTAGTCCGGGAAGCGATTGAATACCTCCGCAGCTTAAAGGAACAGGGGGCCGCGCTTCGGGTCGATGAATATTATTACGCCCTTTCACTGGACGAGGCGCTCACGAACGCGGTCCAGCACGGAAACATGAACGATGCGGGCAAGAAGGTCCATCTCACGATTGTTCTACGGCGGTCATCGCTGGATATAGTTGTAACGGACGAGGGCGACGGCTATGATCCCGAGGCCGTGCCCGATCCCCGCCGGCCCGAATGTTTTTTCAAGCGCAATGGGAGGGGAATACACATTTTGAAAAACGTCGCGTGCGTGGAGTGGAACAGGAAGGGAAATGCCGTGACGATTCGGTTTTAA
- a CDS encoding alpha/beta hydrolase produces the protein MKKLYIIAGVLLCALVIVPVIAGIVSGDRIEIPSSFKGNYITVQGEKIRCYQHGKGPDLLLIHGLPGCIEDWDPVFDSLAARYRVTAYDRPGHGFSSALKLEYTIQDNARFARGVINGMGLKNVIVVGHSYGGGIALALASLDPAGIKAFISIAGVCRAIDGVDPVFYLNRIPILGRGFAALAARLLGKGMVEEGFGDAFYPNGSLMTADFLVKRMTVFLQTKVIVTTSQEETRFSESVEELARSYKYIMKPVTVIHGESDRLVPFEDSVWLQKTVPPVKLIPLKNTGHMVQYAHPEIVIGAVDALSR, from the coding sequence ATGAAAAAACTTTATATCATTGCGGGCGTACTGCTGTGCGCCCTTGTCATCGTGCCGGTGATCGCCGGGATCGTGAGCGGGGACAGGATCGAGATTCCCTCCTCCTTCAAGGGGAATTATATAACGGTCCAGGGAGAAAAGATCCGCTGCTACCAGCACGGGAAGGGGCCGGACCTCCTTCTCATACACGGACTTCCGGGCTGCATCGAGGACTGGGACCCGGTATTCGACTCGCTTGCGGCAAGGTATCGCGTAACGGCATATGACCGGCCGGGGCACGGGTTCAGCAGCGCCCTCAAGCTTGAATACACCATTCAGGATAACGCCCGCTTCGCGCGCGGCGTTATCAACGGCATGGGATTGAAAAACGTGATCGTCGTGGGGCATTCGTACGGCGGGGGGATCGCGCTCGCCCTGGCGTCGCTCGACCCCGCGGGCATAAAGGCGTTCATTTCGATTGCGGGCGTCTGCAGGGCGATCGACGGCGTCGATCCCGTGTTCTACCTGAACAGGATACCCATCCTTGGCCGTGGTTTCGCGGCGCTCGCCGCGCGACTGTTGGGAAAGGGAATGGTCGAGGAAGGATTCGGGGACGCGTTCTATCCCAACGGATCGTTGATGACCGCCGACTTCCTGGTTAAACGCATGACGGTCTTCCTGCAGACAAAGGTGATCGTTACGACCTCCCAGGAGGAGACGCGCTTTAGCGAAAGCGTCGAGGAACTCGCTCGCTCCTATAAATACATCATGAAACCCGTTACGGTCATTCATGGGGAATCGGACAGGCTCGTGCCGTTCGAGGATTCGGTATGGCTGCAGAAAACCGTCCCCCCGGTGAAACTTATCCCGCTGAAAAACACGGGGCACATGGTGCAGTACGCGCACCCGGAGATCGTGATCGGGGCGGTGGACGCCCTCAGCAGGTGA